Sequence from the Corallococcus soli genome:
GTTCGGCTTCGCATCGAACATGGTCACCACCTCTCCGGAAGGTCCAGCAGCCACCGGCGGCGCAGCAGGAAGGGCCGCTCGTCGGGCATCGCTCCGCGGCAGGCGCTCGCGAAGAGGGCCGTGTCGTCGGCGTCCTCGCCGCGCAGGTAGTCGGCGTGGGCGTACTCGAGCGCCAGGCCCGGCGTGGGCCACGCGGGACCCAGCAGCCCGTCCCGGGTCGTCAGCAGGGGGTTGGGGCGCAGCCGCGCGTGGGGCAGCGGCGCCCCGAAGTCGATGGCCCGGCGTCCCGGGGTCGCCGGGCACGCGAAGGAGAGCGCCTCCGCGTGCTCCAGCGCCGCCGGCGGGGCGGCGGGGACCGGGCGCTGCTCCAGGAAGCCGGTGACGAACGCGGCGTCGTCGTAGCAGGCGGCGTGCGGCAGGAGCGCCGCGTACTCCTCCGGGCTCAGCGGCGTGCCGCCCACGCCGCGCTGGTCCACCCGCCGGTTGTGCGCATGCCCCACCAGCACCCGGCCGGTGGCGCCCGCCACGCGGCGCATCTCCAGCAGCACCCCGGCCTTGTCCGGCAGGAAGTAGAAGGCGTCGTGGCAGAGGACGGTGGCGCCCTCCACGCAGGACAGCGGCAGGCCCGTGGCGGCGACGTCCGCGCAGACGAGCTGCGCCCGCGGCACGATGAAGTGGCGGGCGAGCCACAGCTTCGCGAACACCACGTCCACGCCCACGCCGGGCGTGCCCCGGAGCGTCACCTCGCGCAGCACCTGCCCGATGCCGCACGCGACCTCCACCAGGCAGGGCGGCGTGTCCCAGTGCTGCGCGAGCAGGCCCAGCGCGCTCAGGAAGGTGGGCGCGGACTGCCGGTACGCGAAGTAGGCGGCCACCGGCCCGAAGCGCAGCCGGTCCATGGCCTCGCGCAGGCCCATCCGGCCTTCCTCCACGCCCGCCACCACGGCGGCCGCGTCGTCGAGCGACGGCGGCGAAAGGCGCGCGTGGTCGTCCTGGTCTCGCAGCAGCAACGCGAGCGCGTGGCGACGGTCGCCCACCTCCAGCGCCTGGATGACGGCGTCGCGCAGCAGGTCCCGGCCCGTGCGCAGGAAGGGGATGCCGTCCACGACGGGCCAGTGCCCGGTGCCGTCCGTCCAGAGGTCGGGCGTCGCCGGTGAGCGCGGGTACAGCGGCCGGCCCGTGTCCGGCGCGAGCAACCTGGGGGCCTCCCTGTCGGAAGGCCTACGGAGCGGGGTCATGGCCAGACCGCCGCTTCCGCGAGGACGCCGTTGCCGAAGGCCTGCAGGGGGCCGGGGTGGATCAGCTCCAGCTCCTCCATGGCCTGGCGCAGGGTGAAGCCCGCCGCGCGGGCGTGGGCGTCCAGCTCCAGCACCCGGTCCAGCGCGTCCGCGGCGTTGAAGGCCCGCGCCTCGGCCGTCTCCACGTGGCCGGCGAGCTTCAGCGCCTGGCGCACGTCCCCGGCCAGCCGCTCCGGCAGCGACGCCAGGGCCTTGTGCGTGAGGCCCTGCATGAGGGGCTCCAGCAGGTCCGCCAGGAGCGCCTCGCCCGCGTAGCCCGTGTCCGGCAGCTCCGCGTTGAACAGGTGATGCGACAGGCCCGCGAGGAAGGGCAGGGCGGGGTCGGCGCCGAAGCGCGGCGCGACGAGCACCGCGCCCACCGCCACCGCGTAGCAGTGGTCGGCGTGGCCTTCCTGCGGCGGGACGAGGATGCGCGCGCGGCCGGGGAACGTGGCCCCGGCGCGCGGTTGATGCACCAGCCGCTCCACGAACGCGGGGGGCGTGAAGCTGCCTGTGGACTCCAGCTCCCCGGCGAGCGCCTGGGACAGCCGCTCCCTCAGCGTGGCGTCCAGCGGTCCCGCCACCGCGTCCAGCCCGCGGCGCAGCACCCGGAGCGTGTCCCGGGAGGACACGCCGGTGCGTTGAAGCACGGCCGCGTCCAGGCCGCCCAGCCTCACCGCCGCCACCGCGCGCGCCGTCTCCTGGAGCGCCACGGCGCCGGGGTCCATGCCCGCGGCGAGGGCCCCCCAGGCGCGGCGGAAGCCGTGCGCCGCGAGGCCGTCCGGGTGGTCCGGGGTGCGGATCCGCTTGAGGTCCATCAGCTCCGACAGCAGCGGGCGGAGCTCCGCCAGGCGGCCCGGGGCCACCGTCGTGTCACGCGCGGGTGCGTTCATGGTGGTGTCTTCAGCCCCTGATGCGTTCCGGGGTCTGCTCCGCCTGCCGCGCGCGGCCCTTGGCCAGCCACGTCATCAGGTGGCGCTGCTGTTCGGGCATCGCGTGTTCGACGGGGCGACCGTCGGGCGACATGGGCGCCTTGAAGAAGCACCCGAGCGCGTCGATGACGCCGCCCTCACCCCGGCGCTTGGCCAGGTCCAGCGTGCGCGCCAGCTCCACGACGAGCGGCGCGGCGAGGATGGAGTCCTTGCAGAGGAAGTTGAGCTTGATCTGCATGGGCTGCCCAAGGAAGCCGGACACGTCGATGTTGTCCCAGGCCTCCTTGTTGTCCCCGCGCGGGCGGTAGTACTGGATCTGCACGATGTGGTCCTGGACCTTGTAGCCGAGGATGCTGTCCAGGGCCGCGCCCTTGGTGTCGAGCTTGTTCTGCTTCGACGCCGGGTCGTTGAGGGCCTCGCCGTCGCGGTTGCCCAGGATGTTGGTGGAGTACCAGCCGTCCACGTGCAGCGCGCGGTCGCGCAGGGCCGGGGCGAGCACCGTCTTGAGCAGCGTCTGCCCCGTCTTGCCGTCCTTGCCGGCGATGGGCGCGCCGGTGCGCTTCGCCAGCGCCAGCAGGGCGGGCACGTCCGCGGCGACGCTGGGCGTGAAGTTGGCGAAGGGGACGCCGTCCACGATGGCCGCGTAGGCGTAGAGCATGGCCGGCCCGATGTCCGCGTCGTTCGCGTCCAGGGCCTTCTCGAAGGCCTCCGGCGTGGCGAACTCCGGCCGGGTGAGGTCCACGCTCTTCTCCGTGGAGGCCAGGTTCACCACCACCACGCGCTCCAGGCCCTGCTCCTTCTTGAAGCGGACCAGGTCGTCGCGGATGGCCTGCACCTGCTCACGCAGGCCGCGCGTCTTCTTCGTCGCCGTGCCGACGACGTTCTTGCAGAACTTCGCGTTGGAGGCCGCGGGCCAGGGCCGCATGCGGCTGAGCACCGGCGCCACCACCTCCATCTGCGCCTCGGTCAGCACCGCGTGGTTGCGCGCGGCCTGCGCCAAGTCCTCCTCGAACAAATCCCAACCGCCGAACGTCAGCGCCCCGTACTCCGTGAGGCCCATGTCCTTCGCGCCCGCGAGCGGCAGCCCCCGCGTGTCCACGCGCCCCCTGCGCAGCAGCTCCATCCCCGCCACCGCCGTCGTCGCCACCGCCCCGCCCAGCCCCACAATCGCCACGCCCAGCCGCTCGTTGCCCGCCATGTGTACCGCCCCTTCCCCTCGACCGTTTCATCCCGTGAGCCCCGCGGCGACGCATGGGGCGGCTCCGGGATGTCGGGAGCGCCCTGCGTCTGGAGCGCCTGGGCGCCCCTTCGCTGCGGGAGTTCCGGGAAAGTCGGCACCTGGGGGAGGGGTTTCAACTCAGCCTCTGGAGCGTGCCGACTGTCCGGTGTCGGCGGCTGGCATCCATCAAACGTGCCGAAGCTTCCACTGGCCGCGCCGGAAGAGGGCCGCGCTGGCGAGCCCCAGGGCGCCATAAGTGATGGCGATGGCAGCGAATGCACCAGAAGGGCCCCACCCCAGGGGAACGGCGAGCAACCACGCGAGCGGTAGCTGGAGGCCCCAGGAGAAGACGAGGTTCACCAGCGTGGGCGTGGTGGTGTCGCCCGCGCCGTTGAAGGCATGGGGCAGCACGGTGACGAAGGCATAGAGGGCCAGGCTGCAGCTGACGATGCGCAGGCAGCGCGTGGCGTGCAGGGCCACCTCCGGGTCGGGGGTGAAGGCATGGATGAGGGGCTGGGCGAAGGCGAGGAAGCCCACCGACACCAGGCCGAGGAACCCGAGCGTGTAGAAGCTGGCGCGCCACGCGGCGCGCTCCGCCCGGTCGGTGTCGCCCGCGCCCAGGCTCTGGCCCACCAGCGTGCCCGCCGCGTGGCTCAGGCCCCAGGAGGGCTGCTGCACGAAGAGCAGGACGCGCATGGCCAGGGTGTAGCCCGCGAGCGCCGCGCTGCCGAAGGTGGCCACGATGCGCATGAGGACGAGCCAGCTGGACATGCTCAGGAGGTACTGGAGCGTCGCGCCGCCGGACAGCTTCAGGAGCGAGCGCAGCGTGTCCCCTTCCACGCACAGGTGACGGCGGCGCAACTCCAGACGTCCATTGCCCTTGAGCAGGCGATACACCTGATACATGACGCCGGTGGAGCGGCCCACGGTGGTGGCCACCGCCGCGCCGAGCACGCCCAGGGCGGGCACGGGCCCCAGGCCGAAGATGAACAGCGGCGCGAGCACGATGTTGACGCTGTTGGCCAGCCACAGCGCGCGCATGGAGGTGGTCGCGTCGCCGGAGCCGCGCAGGACGGCGCTGAACAGGAACAGCAGCATGATGACGGGGAAGCCGCCCAGCATCAGCCGCGCGTAGGACACGCCATGCTCCAGCACGCCGGGGGCCGCGCCCAGCGCGAGGAGGATGGGGCGCGCGAACACGGCGCCCAGGATGGCCATGGGGATGGACAGCGCGAACCCCAGCCCCAGCGCCTGCACGGCGGTGCGCGCGGCGCGCTCCGGGTCCTTCTCCCCGACGCGGCGGGCGATGAGCGCGGTGGCGCCGATGGCGAGCCCCAGCGGCACCGTCTGGTAGAGCGTGAGCACGGACTCGGTGAGGCCCACGGTGGCGATGGCGTCCGCGCCCAGGCGGGAGACGAAGATGACGTCCACCAGCGCGAAGACGGACTCCATCACCATCTCCAGCACCATGGGCACGGACAGCAGCAGGAAGGCGCGGTCCACGGGCCCGGTGGCCAGGTCCTCCGTGGTGCCGCGCACGGCCAGCCACAGGGAGGCGAGGAAGCCCCTGAACCCCGTGGCTGGGGGAGAGGCGACGGGGGAGGAGGATTCGAGGGGAGGGGGTTGCATCATGGATTGGGCGTTGCAACGGGACCCCCGCCGGCTTTCATCCCTCACGGTTCCCCGCCTGCCGGTGCGGGGGATGGGTAGGATTTCGGCATGGCCTCCGGTCCCCGCGTCCTCCTCCTCGCCGAGCGCTTCCCCCCCGACATTGGAGGGCTGGCCCGCAGCGGCGCGCGCACCGCGGGCTCGCTCGTGCGGCTGGGCGCACGCGTGGACGTGGTCGCCTGGACGCGCGCGGCGTCGCCAGGGGCGCTGGAGACGGTGGAGGACGCAGGGGAGGTGTCGCCC
This genomic interval carries:
- a CDS encoding methyltransferase domain-containing protein encodes the protein MLAPDTGRPLYPRSPATPDLWTDGTGHWPVVDGIPFLRTGRDLLRDAVIQALEVGDRRHALALLLRDQDDHARLSPPSLDDAAAVVAGVEEGRMGLREAMDRLRFGPVAAYFAYRQSAPTFLSALGLLAQHWDTPPCLVEVACGIGQVLREVTLRGTPGVGVDVVFAKLWLARHFIVPRAQLVCADVAATGLPLSCVEGATVLCHDAFYFLPDKAGVLLEMRRVAGATGRVLVGHAHNRRVDQRGVGGTPLSPEEYAALLPHAACYDDAAFVTGFLEQRPVPAAPPAALEHAEALSFACPATPGRRAIDFGAPLPHARLRPNPLLTTRDGLLGPAWPTPGLALEYAHADYLRGEDADDTALFASACRGAMPDERPFLLRRRWLLDLPERW
- a CDS encoding inositol-3-phosphate synthase, which gives rise to MAGNERLGVAIVGLGGAVATTAVAGMELLRRGRVDTRGLPLAGAKDMGLTEYGALTFGGWDLFEEDLAQAARNHAVLTEAQMEVVAPVLSRMRPWPAASNAKFCKNVVGTATKKTRGLREQVQAIRDDLVRFKKEQGLERVVVVNLASTEKSVDLTRPEFATPEAFEKALDANDADIGPAMLYAYAAIVDGVPFANFTPSVAADVPALLALAKRTGAPIAGKDGKTGQTLLKTVLAPALRDRALHVDGWYSTNILGNRDGEALNDPASKQNKLDTKGAALDSILGYKVQDHIVQIQYYRPRGDNKEAWDNIDVSGFLGQPMQIKLNFLCKDSILAAPLVVELARTLDLAKRRGEGGVIDALGCFFKAPMSPDGRPVEHAMPEQQRHLMTWLAKGRARQAEQTPERIRG
- a CDS encoding MATE family efflux transporter, with translation MRGTTEDLATGPVDRAFLLLSVPMVLEMVMESVFALVDVIFVSRLGADAIATVGLTESVLTLYQTVPLGLAIGATALIARRVGEKDPERAARTAVQALGLGFALSIPMAILGAVFARPILLALGAAPGVLEHGVSYARLMLGGFPVIMLLFLFSAVLRGSGDATTSMRALWLANSVNIVLAPLFIFGLGPVPALGVLGAAVATTVGRSTGVMYQVYRLLKGNGRLELRRRHLCVEGDTLRSLLKLSGGATLQYLLSMSSWLVLMRIVATFGSAALAGYTLAMRVLLFVQQPSWGLSHAAGTLVGQSLGAGDTDRAERAAWRASFYTLGFLGLVSVGFLAFAQPLIHAFTPDPEVALHATRCLRIVSCSLALYAFVTVLPHAFNGAGDTTTPTLVNLVFSWGLQLPLAWLLAVPLGWGPSGAFAAIAITYGALGLASAALFRRGQWKLRHV